From one Pseudomonas sp. B21-048 genomic stretch:
- a CDS encoding GntR family transcriptional regulator — translation MIKKDLALQLAPRVIDMVRARSMKAGEPLREQTFAQALGVSRSPIRRVFALLAEWDLAIQEPNRGYFLKQGAEQIEEARFPLATDPFEDFYLRVVDDILGGEIPAHFFEAQLLRRYEVPRGQLLKVLNRLASEAMVERKPGQGWALKDFVHNAQTYIQSYRFRMAIEPAALLEPGYQINHAAFAKARQQQQAMLDGDIHTLSRAQLFQVGAQFHELIVQCSANVFFIDAIRQQNQLRRFMGYKANVDRTRLIAQCQEHIHLLDLIESDRREEAAQFLWRHLDEVGRLKTHQGVMPKDEGI, via the coding sequence GTGATCAAGAAAGACCTCGCCTTGCAGTTGGCCCCACGCGTCATCGACATGGTTCGCGCCCGGTCGATGAAAGCCGGTGAGCCGTTGCGCGAGCAGACGTTCGCCCAGGCGCTGGGTGTTTCGCGCTCGCCTATCCGGCGAGTGTTTGCCTTGCTCGCCGAGTGGGACCTGGCCATTCAGGAGCCTAATCGTGGCTACTTTCTGAAACAGGGCGCAGAGCAGATTGAGGAAGCAAGATTCCCTCTTGCCACTGATCCTTTCGAAGACTTTTACCTTCGCGTGGTCGATGACATTCTTGGCGGCGAAATACCTGCCCATTTTTTCGAAGCGCAGCTGTTGCGCCGTTACGAAGTGCCCCGTGGACAATTGCTCAAGGTGCTGAACAGGCTGGCCAGCGAAGCCATGGTGGAGCGCAAGCCGGGGCAAGGATGGGCGCTCAAAGACTTCGTGCATAACGCTCAGACATACATACAAAGTTATCGCTTTCGTATGGCCATCGAGCCGGCAGCCCTGCTTGAGCCCGGTTATCAGATCAATCACGCCGCGTTTGCCAAAGCCAGGCAGCAACAGCAGGCCATGCTCGATGGGGATATCCACACCTTGTCCCGTGCCCAATTGTTCCAAGTGGGCGCGCAGTTTCACGAACTGATCGTGCAGTGCTCCGCAAATGTCTTTTTCATCGATGCCATACGCCAGCAAAACCAACTCAGGCGTTTCATGGGCTACAAAGCCAACGTCGATCGCACTCGTCTTATTGCGCAATGCCAGGAACACATCCATTTGCTCGATCTCATTGAGTCTGATCGGCGTGAAGAAGCCGCGCAATTTCTCTGGAGGCATCTGGACGAAGTGGGCCGACTCAAGACTCATCAAGGCGTCATGCCAAAAGATGAAGGGATATAG